The sequence GGCCTAGTGTTTATCATGAAGGgtttacagtagacctactaGTGTTTATCATGAAGGGTTTCCAGTAGACCTAGTGTTTATCATGAAGGGTTTACAGTAGACCTAGTGTTTATCATGAAGggtttacagtaggcctagtgtTTATCATGAAGGGTTTACAGTAGACCTAGTGTTTATCATGAAGggtttacagtaggcctagtgtTTATCATGAAGGGTTTACAGTAGACCTAGTGTTTATCATGAAGGgtttacagtagacctactaGTGTTTATCATGAAGGGTTTACAGTAGACCTAGTGTTTATCATGAAGGgtttacagtagacctactaGTGTTTATCATGAAGGGTTTCCAGTAGACCTAGTGTTTATCATGAAGGGTTTACAGTAGACCTAGTGTTTATCATGAAGggtttacagtaggcctagtgtTTATCATGAAGGGTTTACAGTTGGCCtagtgtttacatttacattttagtcatttagcagatgctcttatccagatcgacttacagtagtgaatgcatacatttcatacatttttttctccgtactggtcccccgtgggaatcgaacccacaaccctggcgttgcaaacaccatgctcaactgagccacacgggtctGGGTTTACCGAAGGCCTAGTGTTTATCAAGAAGGGTTTACAGTAGACCTAGTGTTTATCATGAAGggtttacagtaggcctagtgtTTATCATGAAGGGTTTCCAGTAGACCTAGTGTTTATCATGAAGGGTTTACAGTAGACCTAGTGTTTATCATGAAGggtttacagtaggcctagtgtTTATCATGAAGGGTTTCCAGTAGACCTAGTGTTTATCATGAAGGGTTTACAGTAGACCTAGTGTTTATCATGAAGGGTTTACAGTAGACCTAGTGTTTATCATGAAGggtttacagtaggcctagtgtTTATCATGAAGGGTTTACAGTAGACCTAGTGTTTATCATGAAGggtttacagtaggcctactagTGTTAGTCATGAAGTGTAGGAGAGATCATTTTGTGGGTCATTGTCGGTGTTCTTCCATTGCCAGGCTGCCATTTTCTCCTGCTGTTTGAGTTCACAGtgaaataggcctacagtatatactaGGGTTTATCCTTTAGCCTAGGAGAGAGATCATTTTGTGGCTCATTCAGACACGAGATAACTTGGCAATCATTGCCCGACTGACTTTCACCTGTCCTACTGCTGTAGTATGAGGGAGTTGACAGTGAAATAGGATTAAAAGTCCCAATAAAGCCTGGCTGCTGGCTGCaaactgaggtcagggcttagccaggtgtctgtgtgtctgtctgtggggcGGGGTCAGCTTGACCCATTGAACAAGGTAGCAATGAACCAGATAGCATTGAACCAGGTAACTATGAACCAGGTAGCATTGAACCAGGTAGCTATGAACCAGGTAGCTATGAACCAGGTAGCATTGAACCAGGTAGCTATGAACCAGGTAGCTATGAACCAGGTAGCTATGAACCAGGTAGAATTGAACCAGGTAGAATTGAACCAGGTAGCTAGGAACCAGGTAGCTATGAACCAGGTAGCATTGAACCAGGTAGATATTAACCAGGTAGCTATGAACCAGGTAGCATTGAACCAGGTAGCATTGAACCAGGTAGAATTGAACCAGGTAGATATGAACCAGGTAGATATGAACCAGGTAGCATTTAACCAGGTAGATATTAACCAGGTAGCTATGAACCAGGTAGCATTGAACCAGGTAGAATTGAACCAGGTAGAATTGAACCAGGTAGATATGAACCAGGTAGCTATGAACCAGGTAGCATTGAACCAGGTAGATATTAACCAGGTAGATATGAACCAGGTAACATTGAACCAGGTAGCTATGAACCAGGTAGCTATGAACCAGGTAGATTTGAACCAGGTAGAATTGAACCAGGTAGCTATGAACCAGGTAGCTATGAACCAGGTAGCATTGAACCAGGTAGATATTAACCAGGTAGCTATGAACCAGGTAGCATTGAACCAGGTAGCTATGAACCAGGTAGAATTGAACCAGGTAGCTATGAACCAGGTAGATATGAACCAGGTAGCATTGAACCAGGTAGCATTGAACCAGGTAGCTATGAACCAGGTAACATTGAACCAGGTAGATATGAACAAGGTAGCTATGAACCAGGTAGCATTGAACCAGGTAGCTATGAACCAGGTAGCTATGAACCAGGTAGCTATGAACCAGGTAGCTATGAACCAGGTAGAATTGAACCAGGTAGAATTGAACCAGGTAGCTATGAACCAGGTAGCTATGAACCAGGTAGAATTGAACCAGGTAGATATTAACCAGGTAGCTATGAACCAGGTAGCATTGAACCAGGTAGAATTGAACCAGGTAGAATTGAACCAGGTAGATATGAACCAGGTAGCTATGAACCAGGTAGCATTGAACCAGGTAGATATTAACCAGGTAGATATGAACCAGGTAGCATTGAACCAGGTAGCTATGAACCAGGTAGCTATGAACCAGGTAGATTTGAACCAGGTAGAATTGAACCATGTAGCTATGAACCAGGTAGCTATGAACCAGGTAGCATTGAACCAGGTAGATATTAACCAGGTAGATATGAACCAGGTAGCTATGAACCAGGTAGATATGAACCAGGTAGAATTGAACCAGGTAGCTATGAACCAAGTAGCTATGAACCAGGTAGCATTGAACCAGGTAGAATTGAACCAGGTAGCTATGAACCAGGTAGATATGAACCAGGTAGAATTGAACCAGGTAGCTATGAACCAGGTATCATTGAACCAGGTAGATATGAACCAGGTAGCATTGAACCAGGTAGCTGTGAACCAGGTAGCATTGAACCAGGTAGCATTGAACCAGGTAACTATGAACCAGGTAGCTATGGACCAGGTAGCATTGAACCAGGTAGCTATGAACCAGGTATCATTGAACCAGGTAGATATGAACCAGGTAGCATTGAACCAGGTAGAATTGAACCAGGTAGCATTGAACCAGGTAGCTATGAACCAGGTAGAATTGAACCAGGTAGATATGAACCAGGTAGAATTGAACCAGGTAGAATTGAACCAGGTAGAATTGAACCAGGTAGAATTGAACCAGGTAGAATTGAACCAGGTAGAATTGAACCAGGTAGAATTGAACCAGGTAGATGGCTACTGAccatatatgccatttagcagatgcttctATCCAAAGCGATTTCCAGTCatgctgcatacattttatacatgGAATTTaacccacaatcctggtcgttgcAAGCCTCATGCCCTACCAACCTACCAATACGTCATGTCACATGACCTATTGTATTCTATCCTACTTTACTTTATTCTAGGCTATATTCTTctaatctattctattctaaatctACTATTTGTTTATTGAACGACCATAATGATAAGGGTGGCTTGTAAATAACTTGCAAGGCATGATATTCCCATCTGAACTGTCCTCTGGCTTTCAGATTGTATGAAAAAGCCCTATAGGGATGTTCTAAATAATTCATTATTCTACACTGTAGTGTACACAGCAACTAACGTATATTGTTCTATCCGTGCAGCCTACAAAATGTAATCTCGCGGGATTTACCACCGCAGATGAGAAAgggtccctaccccattgaagttgaaaagTAAAATGGTTAGTGTTTGGCAGGGAttgtggttaaggtaagggttttACGAATAGGATTTAGAGTAGGTGCGTACCAGGGATCCCCAGATAGCACTAACCGATGAGAAAGGCGGTTCATTCGAGCGATGTCATCACCGCGCACCGCCACTGCACAGGTGGCGTGGCGTCATGCACTCGTCGGTTGAGCGAGCGCGCCGCGGTTTTTTGCGTAACCCGATTGGAGTATTAGAGGCAGCTTCCTTCCATCAGATTGGTTTCTACCCGGTAACCTGGTCCCCTCACTACACCATTCAGGCCACACCACCACTTTCCCCATTACCGGCATCTCCCACCCGAGTCGATGCTACCTGGAAAACGAAGTGCCGAAATTATGTCGGTTTCGGTGGCGTTCATTGGAGTACTGATGCTGCATTCGGTCTCCTCGCAGAACGGTAAGAATGTGAAGTGCACGGCTGCCCTGCCGCCCGGTAGAAATACCGGGACATCATGGCTCCTTGCGGGTTTTTAACTGGACACTCAATGATCTTGCTTCAATTTCTGTCATAATATCGTGGCCCTGGATTGAAATTTTGTGCGTCAAATCCTTGTAGTGAATATTGATTTATAGGCTATCCACATGATTTTCAGTGGATGTAGTAGAAAATGGCAGCAAATTACAAGGACATATTTCGAccctcttatatatatatattttattttattaattatgTTCATACCCGAAGCAATGCGGTGAATAGAATTACAGAATTAAGGCTATGAATTGAATTAAATTATTATCGAATAAAAGCATATTAGCACCCATGCGAGCCATTTGTTACAAAGTACCAATAAACCATATATGGTCAACACTGTCAATTGGATGGATGGTTTCCCGTTATTAATACAGGCCTGCGATTAATTTATACATTCCTTTAAActagcctaggcctatatgtttatCTATgtccacaaaatacattttttatttcctaATGACATCACATCTTCATTAGAATGTAAAGGGGACTGGACCATAAAGAGCCGTTCCTTAATTAACAAGGACTTGTTATATGTGAACAGTAAGTTGTGATATCATCACATAGTCTATGTCCTACCCGTGTCCTCTCTCGAATAACCCTACATGACTCAGTCACCTGTTACTGGTCTGGTCGTGGCTACATCAAAGCATAATTCCAACTCCTACAGGTTGAAATGAACCAGAAACCCGTCACAGGGCCCAAAGCTTTTCATCAGACTGACGTTGAGAACAGAACGCCATTCAATCATGTTGTGTGTCCAGATGTAATTGTAAGATGCTTGATGTTTGGTATATGCAGCTAGTCAGAGAAGCAGGCAGGCAGTAAAGCAGATGCAGGCAGTCAGAGAGGCAGGCAGTCAGAGGCAAAGAAGCCGAGAGGCAGGCTGTCAGAGAGGCAGGCTGTCAGAGAGGCAGGCTGTCAGAGAGGCAGGCtgtcagagaggcaggcaggcaggcagtcagagGCAAAGAGGCAGGCAGTCAGAGCGGCAGGCAGTCAGAGCGGCAGGCAGGCtgtcagagaggcaggcaggctgtcagagaggcaggcaggctgtcagagaggcaggcaggctgtcagagaggcaggcaggctgtcagagaggcaggcaggctgtcagagaggcaggcaggcagtcagagaggcaggcaggcagtcaaatcaaatcacattttattggtcacatgcagattgttattacgggtgttgcgaaatgcttgtgttcctaactccaacagtgcagagAAGCAGGCAGaaaggcgggcaggcaggcagaaaagCAGGCATGCACTGACTGACTGTAAATAGGTCCACCAGTCCATTCTGCTGCATGTTGCTATTTTTAGACTGTAGATCACTCAGCACTGGGAACCATAGCTTTGATATGTTCTCTCTtctcctggaacacacacacactactatgcCTTTAATGTCCtctcctggaacacacacacactactatgcCTTTAATGTCCtctcctggaacacacacacactactatgcCTTTAATGTCCtctcctggaacacacacacactactatgcCTTTAATGTCCTCTCCTGGAAGAGAAGAATGGACCGGGTTAacacttcacagagagagagatgcaggacGAGGCACTGTGGAATGCTATtgatttaaagtaactgtccagtgtttccacatttctatgaaatatgacctataattacttacaatatcactgaaatagttttccttcccccccccccaaaaaatggtatGGTAATTAAATATGTTTATAAATCTTGTTAAACTCTGAGCGGTTATTTTGAGTTTGGGGGGGGTACCCCCCCATCCCTTCCACCCAACACAttaaaaaagaaaacagaaaATAAAAAGTGACATATCATTTGAAAACGACAGGCCTAGTCTTTTTGGAAATCAAACTCAAATATTACTGCTGGCAATGTCATAAGAAtccaactcagtattaggaaggtgttcttaatgttttgtccactcagtgtttATCATTCCTGTAAGACAAAAAACAACTTTTCACAAGACGTGCTTTTAAATTGTGTTCTTAAATTTTGCACAAATGTATCACTTTGGAACAGCAATTGGTGACATATTTTATCTCCAACCAAGACTTTCAAATCTCTTATCCCCCCCTCACCCCCGAGGAAAACTACAAATAGTTTCTATAGTAGTCACATCGTTTCTGAGACCTTTATCTGAATTCCGCAGCTCACACCTTTCTAACAGTACTAAATATGTGTTTGTAGGACTTATAGTTTTTAAACCAAAATGTACTTTATGAGGGTAGTGTACAATATTACATGTAGTTTAGAAAATGCCACCAGAGGGCTGTAGAGTTTAACAggtgttaaaaagcagcttttcagtgttggaatggtgtgggcgtaccccaacaaaaTAATGGTGTGGGCGTATCCCAATAACAGAAGGGTGTGGGTTTATACCGGTCGTTACAAATATTAACGCATGTaaaccgctgattggccagctcatccacCTCAGGAGTATGACATCAtgctctatgaggaaatagcaagcattttttttaaaatggtctgtttgagatacaagtttgaggtgggggtttttaaagtgtttttttcccccctccaatttatgctttggccacaaataagACAATAGGGTAAGTCAACAACagtatttgggtatgagttaacagaatattaacttttgtaggtgagattttcactggacggTTACTTTAAATACACAGTGGAGACGTACATtgttttcagaaagtattcacactccttgattttttccacattatgttgttgTTACAAACTGGGATTAAAATtcatttaattgtcttttttttgtcaacaatctacacaaaatactctgcaatgtcaaaatggaagaacattaaaaaaagtatacagtaccagtcaaaagttttagaacacctactcattcaaggggttttctttatttttactattttctacattgtagaataatagtgaagacatcaaaactatgaaataacccatggaatcatgtagtaaccaaaaaaagtgctaaacaaatcaaaatataatttatatttgagattcttcaaagtatccaccctttgccttgatgccagctttggacactcttggcattctctcaaccaacttcatgaggtagtaacctggaatgcatttcaattaacaggtgtgccttgttaaaagttcatctttggaatttctttccttaatgtgtttgagccaatcagttgtgttgtgacaaggtaggggtggtatacagaagatagccctatttggtaaaagaccaagtccatattatggcaagaacagctcaaataagcaaagagaaatggcagtccattactttaagacatggccagttaatccggaaaatttcaagaatttCAAAAACTTtcaagaaagtttcttcaagtacagtcgcaaaaaccatcaagcgctatgatgaaactggctctcatgaggaccgccacaggaaaggaagacccagagttacctctgctgcagaggatacgacTTCACTGCACAtcagattgcaacccaaataaataccttacagagttcaagtaaaagatctcacatctcaacatcaactgttcagaggagactgcatgaattaggccttcatggttgaattgctgcaaagaaaccactactaaaggacaccaataataagaagagacttgcttgggccaagaaacacgagcaatggacattagagtggtggatatctgtcctttagtctgatgagtctaaacttgagatttttggttccaaccactgtgtctttttgagacgcagagtagatgaacggatcaTCTCCACCtatgtggtttccaccgtgaagcatggaggaggtgtgatggtgtgggggtgctttgctggtgacactgtgattttatttagaattcaagacacacttaactagcatggctaccacagcattctgcagcaatacgccatcccatctgctttgcacttagtgggactatcatttgtttttcaacaggacaatgacccaacacaccaccaggctgtgtaagggctttttgagagagtgatggagtgctgcatctgatgaccgggcctcaacaatcacccgacctcaacccaattgagatggtttgggatgatttggactatggaatgaaggaaaagcagccaacaagtgctcatcatatgttggaactgcttcaagactgtaggaaaaacattccaggtgaagctggttgagagaatgccaagagtgtccaaagctgtcatcaaagcaaagggtggctactttgaagaatttgtttaacacttttttggttactacatgattccatatgtgttatttcatagttttgatgtcttcagtactATTCtataatatagaaaatagtaaaaataaagaaaatccttgaatgactaggtgagtctgaacttttgactggtactgtatgtatgtgtgtgtatatatatatatatatatatatatactagtaCTACAGTGACTTGCGAAAGTGTTCACCCCCTTGgcttttttactattttgttgccttacaacctggaattaaaatggattttgggggggtttgtataattatttacacaacatgcctacctctttgaagatgcaaaatatttttattgtgaaacaaacaataaataagACAAACATTCAACTTAAGCGTTCATAACTATtcactttgtagagccaccttttgcagcaattacagttgcaaGTCTTTTGGAGTATGTCTcgataagcttggcacatctagccactgggatttttgcccattcttcaaggcaaaactgctctagctccttcaatttggatgggttctgcaggtgtacagcaatctttaattcataccacagattctcaattggattgaggtctgggctttgactaggccattccaagacatttaaatgtttccccttaaaccactcaagtgttgctttagcagtatgcttagggtcattgtcctgctggaaggtgaacccccgtcccagtctcaaatctctggaagactgaaacaggtttccctcaaggatttccctgtatttagtgccacccatgatttcttcaattctgaccagttttccagtccctgccgatgaaaaacatccccacagcatgatgctgccaaccaccatgggatggtgttcttggagtgatgagaggtgttgggtttgtgccagacatagtgttttccatgatggccaaaaatctcaattttagtctcatctgaccagagtaccttcttccatatgtttggggagtctcccacatgccttttggtgaacaccaaatgtgtttgcttattttttctctCTAAACAATGGATTttatctggccactcttccgtaaagcccagctctgtggagtgtacggcttaaagtggtcctatggacagacactccaatctcctctgtggagctttgcagctccttcagggttatctttgatctctttgttgcctctctgattaatgccctccttgcctggtccgtgagttttggtgggcggccctctcttggcaggtttgttgtggtgccatattctttccattttttaataatggatttaatggtgctccgtgggatgttcaaagtttctgatatttttttataatccaaccctgatctgtacttctccccaactttgtccctgacctgtttggagagctccttggtcttcatggtgccgcttgcttggtggtgttgcagactcctgggcctttcagaacaggtgtatatgtactgagatcatatgacacttagattgcacacaggtggactttatttaactaattatgtgacttctgaaggtaattggttgcaccagatcttatttaggggcttcatagcaaagggggtgaattcaTATGCTTTTCCGTATttaatttttttgaattttttgaaacaagtaatttttttcacttcaccaatttgggctattttgtgtatgtccatttcatgaaatccaaataaaaatcaatttaaattacaggttgtaatgcaacaaaataggaaaaatgccaagggggatgaatacttttgcaaggcgctgTACATCTTCATTAGattagtattcaaccccttgaatcaatacatgttacaatcaaccattttcaggtctttgccatagattttcaagcagattgaaGTGAAAACTGCagctcggccactcaggaacattcactgtatgTCACCTCTCCTCGGTGGTTTAGATAGGTGTAAGGTATGGCTGTGAAGTAACGTAGATGTGACTCCACAGTGGCTAAGAGAATAGTGTAGGGCCTATAAAGGCTATATTATAGATGGCTTTTCTTCTTCAACTGTCTCAAAACACATGGGAAGGAAAGGTCtgagagtagagcacagtagagcagaacagagcacagtagagcagaacagagcacagtagagcagaacagagcacagtagagcagaacagagcacagtagagcagaacagagcagaacagagcacagtagagcagaacagagcacagtagagcagaacagagcacagTAGAGcgcagtagagcagagcagagcgcagtagagcagagcagagcgcaGTAGAGCGCAGTAGAACAGAGcacagtagagcagagcagagcgcagtagagcagaacagagcacagtagagcacagtagagcagaacagagcgCAGTAGAGCGAGCAGAACAGAGCGCAGTAGAGCGAGCAGAACAGAGCGCAGTAGAGCAGAACAAAatggaacagagcagaacagagcacagtagagcagaacagagcacagtagagcagaacagagcacagtagagcagaacagagcacagtagagcagaacagagcacagtagagcagaacagagcacagtagagcagaacagagcacagtagagcaaaacagcacagtagagcagaacagagcacagTAGAGCAGAACAAAACGGAACAGAACAGAGCAACTACAGACCACAGGGGAGACACCATTTTATATCAACTAATGGCTATTCATATTTGAAGCCTCGCCAGATTTAACCTACTGCTGAGATAAAGactccccactgtgtgtgtgtgtgtgtgtgtgtgtgtgtgtgtgtgtgtgtgtgtgtgtgtgtgtgtgttccccttgGCCTCAATGCCACTATGTATCATGTTTTCAGTCAGTGAGACAGGTTGTCTTTTAATAGATTAATACAACAGGACAAGACTGTTTCAATTCATTTCCCACTGGTGAGAGAATAACATATGATTTGAAAATAACAAAGTCACCTACAGTACATCTAGTAGGTATGGGGGATTAGACATCATAGAGCAGGTATGGGTGATGAGACATAATACAGTAGGTATGGGTGATTAGACATAATACAGTAGGTATGGGTGATGAGACATAATACAGTAGGTATGGGTGATTAGGCATAATACAGTAGGTATGGGTGATTAGACATAATACAGTAGGTATGGGTGATTAGACGTAATACAGTAGGTATGGGTGATTAGACATCCTAGAGTAGGTATGGGTGATTAGACATAATACAGTAGGTATGGGTGATTAGACATAATACAGTAGGTATGGGTGATTAGACATAATACAGTAGGTATGGGTGATTAGACAT comes from Salmo trutta chromosome 7, fSalTru1.1, whole genome shotgun sequence and encodes:
- the LOC115196640 gene encoding spermidine/spermine N(1)-acetyltransferase-like protein 1 gives rise to the protein MNQVAMNQVALNQVAMNQVAMNQVAMNQVELNQVELNQVAMNQVAMNQVELNQVDINQVAMNQVALNQVELNQVELNQVDMNQIV